One genomic region from Diabrotica undecimpunctata isolate CICGRU chromosome 9, icDiaUnde3, whole genome shotgun sequence encodes:
- the LOC140450457 gene encoding protein FAM200B-like: MDKFLTGRKRAFDTSEASTSVQARVVPKIKSRKYSQDYLNFGFTFTEVNEERPLCIICSKILAADSMKPNKLKRHLETLHTRCKKPHTIGEELILPAAIQIVETTFGDNFAKNLESIPLSNDTVVRRICDIAEDVQDQLLGKLRDKLFSIQLDEATDSNKDAHFIAYVRFCDGISLVEELLFANQ, encoded by the exons atggATAAATTTTTAACTGGGCGTAAGCGAGCATTCGATACTAGTGAAGCATCAACAAGTGTACAGGCGAGAGtggttccaaaaataaaatcaagaaaatattctcAAGATTACTTAAATTTTGGGTTTACGTTTACTGAAGTAAATGAAGAACGGCCTCTATGTATCATTTGCTCAAAAATTTTAGCAGCCGACAGCATGAAACCAAATAAACTTAAAAGACATTTGGAAACGCTTCATA CTAGATGTAAAAAGCCTCACACTATTGGTGAAGAGCTTATTTTGCCAGCTGCAATTCAAATTGTAGAAACTACGTTTggagataattttgccaaaaattTGGAGTCTATACCTCTATCAAATGATACTGTTGTCCGTCGAATTTGTGATATAGCTGAAGATGTACAGGATCAGCTACTCGGGAAGTTGCGCGACAAGCTGTTTTCGATTCAGCTTGATGAGGCAACAGATAGCAATAAAGATGCTCATTTTATTGCCTACGTTCGATTTTGTGATGGCATATCATTAGTAGAAGAACTACTTTTTGCAAACCAATAG